Proteins encoded within one genomic window of bacterium:
- the arcC gene encoding carbamate kinase has translation MEPTAAGPSRRAVIALGGNALMRPGQKYASFEEQRQIVEETAAQIAELIDKGWRVAVTHGNGPQVGEVLLVSHLAHEAEKDIPQIPLDGANASTQGSLGYLICQAIRNASVDGDAKREIAALVTQVVVDPRDQAFRNPTKFVGPAYKIEEANELSIRLGWRMKEDRGRGWRRVVASPEPIEIVELETVKDLMDSGVSVVTVGGGGIPVTREGKRLKGVAAVIDKDRASSLLATLLRVDLLVILTQVECVYLDFDKPTRRPLTELSVSEAKNLLSQGQFPQGSMGPKIEAAVKFAEKGGRGVLITDPPNLLLGIEGKAGTRIVP, from the coding sequence ATGCGGCCGGGCCAGAAATACGCAAGCTTCGAGGAGCAGCGCCAGATAGTCGAAGAGACCGCTGCCCAGATTGCGGAACTCATTGATAAGGGCTGGCGCGTCGCGGTAACGCACGGAAACGGCCCGCAGGTTGGCGAGGTGCTTTTAGTCTCCCATTTAGCTCACGAAGCCGAGAAGGACATCCCCCAGATTCCTCTGGACGGCGCGAACGCATCCACGCAGGGCTCGCTAGGCTATCTCATCTGCCAGGCGATCCGCAACGCTTCAGTTGACGGCGACGCAAAGCGCGAGATTGCAGCGCTCGTGACGCAGGTTGTCGTAGACCCGCGCGACCAGGCGTTCCGCAACCCCACAAAGTTCGTAGGGCCTGCGTACAAGATAGAGGAGGCAAACGAGCTATCCATCCGGCTCGGGTGGAGGATGAAGGAGGACAGGGGCCGCGGGTGGCGCAGGGTTGTAGCCTCGCCGGAGCCGATAGAGATTGTGGAACTCGAGACCGTCAAAGATCTTATGGACTCGGGCGTATCGGTCGTTACTGTCGGAGGAGGCGGAATCCCTGTGACAAGAGAGGGTAAGCGGCTCAAGGGAGTCGCCGCCGTCATAGACAAGGACAGGGCGTCATCCCTTCTCGCCACACTCCTGCGCGTCGACCTTTTGGTGATTCTCACGCAGGTAGAGTGCGTGTATCTCGATTTCGACAAGCCTACGAGAAGACCTCTCACTGAACTTTCGGTGTCGGAGGCAAAAAATCTTTTATCGCAAGGGCAGTTCCCGCAGGGCAGCATGGGTCCCAAGATAGAGGCGGCAGTGAAATTTGCAGAAAAGGGCGGGAGGGGAGTGCTCATCACCGATCCGCCCAATCTCCTTTTAGGCATAGAAGGCAAAGCGGGAACGCGGATAGTACCGTGA